CCTAGTGATTCGATGCGATCGATGCTAGAGCGAATGACGCAGTCGGAGGTCGAAATTTGCCTCGTAGCGAACGGTTCTGAAGGCTTAGTTGGATATGTTACTGCATGCGTTCACAGCAGGGCTCATATGGCGGGATCAAGCGGCCTGGTGGATGCGCTGTTTGTTTCTCCCGACTTCAGGCGAAACCACATTGGTAAAGGACTAGTGGTCGCGGCCACGCGATGGCTCCTAGCAAGGAATGT
The sequence above is a segment of the Rubinisphaera margarita genome. Coding sequences within it:
- a CDS encoding GNAT family N-acetyltransferase, producing the protein MPEEPSDSMRSMLERMTQSEVEICLVANGSEGLVGYVTACVHSRAHMAGSSGLVDALFVSPDFRRNHIGKGLVVAATRWLLARNVMSCRAESPADSELACLFWQGVGWENDLHVWSLYD